Proteins from one Neodiprion fabricii isolate iyNeoFabr1 chromosome 5, iyNeoFabr1.1, whole genome shotgun sequence genomic window:
- the LOC124183750 gene encoding lamin Dm0-like isoform X1: MSTKASKKTVVTSSSVSSVQSPTPSTSTPVGRRPGSPLSPTRYSRLQEKQDLQNLNDRLACYIEKVRHLEAENSRLTREVQTSQETVTREVTNIKSMYEHELSDARKLLDDTSRERAKLEIDTKRLWDDNEELKNKLEKKTKDLQIVENNLMIYESRCGDLQTKFNQSAAERKKLAERERELEKEVERLQALLDDARKHLEEETLQRIDLENNIQSLKEDISFKDQVYQQELTETRTRRQSSLQVEISEIDGRLAEQYEAKLQQSLQELREQYESQMRANREEIELLYENKIKNLTSHAQRNSGAASLAVEELRQTRSRIDGLNQRINELEATNNALNSRIRDLENLRENERARHAEDLASLDAELARMRDEMAQQLQEYQDLMDIKVALDLEIAAYRKLLESEEARLNITPMQSPASLSSGRGTPSRNTPLRGGKRKRTLLEESEERSSSDYSVSGTARGDIEITEADPQGRYIKLTNKGNKEIVLSGWQLIRKAGALETNFKFHRSAKVDAGATVTVWSADIGASHEPPTNLVMKGQKWFTADNMTTTLLNSEGEELATSERKRQQLSSTLSRHRENIGFRNSEDLHHQQGDPQGEERCRIM, translated from the exons ATGTCGACGAAAGCCAGCAAGAAAACCGTTGTAACATCGTCGAGCGTCAGCTCGGTCCAGTCGCCGACGCCGAGTACATCGACGCCCGTTGGCCGCCGCCCGGGAAGCCCGTTGAGCCCGACGCGTTACTCGCGTCTTCAGGAGAAGCAGGATCTGCAAAATTTGAACGACCGTCTAGCATGTTACATAGAAAAGGTCCGTCACCTGGAGGCCGAAAACTCGCGGCTCACGCGAGAGGTGCAAACTAGTCAGGAGACGGTGACGCGGGAGGTTACCAACATTAAATCCATGTACGAACACGAACTCTCCGACGCTAGGAAACTGCTGGACGACACGTCGAGGGAAAGGGCAAAACTTGAGATCGACACGAAGCGTCTCTGGGACGATAAcgaggaattgaaaaataa acTCGAAAAGAAAACCAAGGATCTACAAATAGTCGAGAACAACTTGATGATCTACGAATCGCGTTGCGGGGATTTGCAAACAAAGTTTAACCAGTCTGCAGCTGAGCGAAAAAAGCTCGCGgaacgagaacgggaactcgAGAAGGAGGTTGAACGCCTCCAGGCGCTGCTCGATGACGCGCGAAAGCACCTCGAGGAAGAGACCCTTCAGCGAATCGACCTGGAGAACAACATACAGAGCTTGAAGGAGGACATAAGTTTCAAAGATCAAGTCTACCAGCAGGAATTGACCGAGACACGAACGCGACGTCAG TCTTCATTGCAGGTCGAGATTTCCGAGATTGACGGGCGCCTGGCCGAGCAGTACGAGGCTAAGCTGCAACAATCGTTGCAAGAATTGCGCGAACAGTATGAATCTCAGATGCGCGCCAATCGGGAGGAGATCGAATTGCTCTATGAGAACAAGATTAAGAACCTGACATCCCACGCCCAACGAAACAGCGGTGCGGCGAGCCTTGCTGTAGAGGAGCTTCGTCAGACCAGGTCCCGTATCGACGGACTAAATCAACGCATTAACGAGCTCGAGGCCACAAACAACGCGCTCAATTCTCGCATCAG AGATCTCGAGAACTTGCGCGAAAATGAGCGTGCTCGGCATGCTGAAGATTTGGCCAGTCTGGATGCTGAGCTGGCAAGAATGCGTGACGAGATGGCACAGCAGCTGCAGGAGTATCAAGATCTGATGGACATAAAGGTGGCGCTAGACCTGGAGATAGCCGCCTACCGAAAACTGCTAGAATCAGAAGAGGCAAG gtTGAACATTACACCGATGCAATCGCCCGCTTCGTTATCCAGCGGAAGAGGAACCCCATCGCGCAACACTCCACTTAGAGGTGGTAAAAGAAAGCGTACTTTGTTGGAGGAGAGCGAAGAGCGCAGCAGTAGTGACTATAGCGTATCTGGAACTGCCAGAGGCGATATCGAGATTACTGAAGCTGATCCACAGGGACGTTATATCAAACTTACCAACAAGGGCAACAAG GAGATAGTTTTGAGTGGGTGGCAGTTGATCCGCAAAGCTGGAGCACTAGagacgaatttcaaattccatcGTAGCGCAAAGGTCGATGCAGGAGCGACTGTGACTGTTTGGTCAGCAGATATCGGAGCATCTCACGAACCTCCGACCAACCTTGTTATGAAGGGACAAAAGTGGTTTACGGCAGATAACATGACTACAACCTTACTTAACAGCGAAGGAGAG GAATTGGCAACGTCCGAACGGAAGCGGCAACAGCTGTCCAGTACCTTGTCGCGACACAGGGAAAATATTGGGTTTCGAAACTCAGAGGATCTTCACCACCAACAG GGTGACCCTCAGGGTGAAGAACGCTGCCgcataatgtga
- the LOC124183750 gene encoding lamin Dm0-like isoform X3 has protein sequence MSTKASKKTVVTSSSVSSVQSPTPSTSTPVGRRPGSPLSPTRYSRLQEKQDLQNLNDRLACYIEKVRHLEAENSRLTREVQTSQETVTREVTNIKSMYEHELSDARKLLDDTSRERAKLEIDTKRLWDDNEELKNKLEKKTKDLQIVENNLMIYESRCGDLQTKFNQSAAERKKLAERERELEKEVERLQALLDDARKHLEEETLQRIDLENNIQSLKEDISFKDQVYQQELTETRTRRQSSLQVEISEIDGRLAEQYEAKLQQSLQELREQYESQMRANREEIELLYENKIKNLTSHAQRNSGAASLAVEELRQTRSRIDGLNQRINELEATNNALNSRIRDLENLRENERARHAEDLASLDAELARMRDEMAQQLQEYQDLMDIKVALDLEIAAYRKLLESEEARLNITPMQSPASLSSGRGTPSRNTPLRGGKRKRTLLEESEERSSSDYSVSGTARGDIEITEADPQGRYIKLTNKGNKEIVLSGWQLIRKAGALETNFKFHRSAKVDAGATVTVWSADIGASHEPPTNLVMKGQKWFTADNMTTTLLNSEGEELATSERKRQQLSSTLSRHRENIGFRNSEDLHHQQRRYLYPY, from the exons ATGTCGACGAAAGCCAGCAAGAAAACCGTTGTAACATCGTCGAGCGTCAGCTCGGTCCAGTCGCCGACGCCGAGTACATCGACGCCCGTTGGCCGCCGCCCGGGAAGCCCGTTGAGCCCGACGCGTTACTCGCGTCTTCAGGAGAAGCAGGATCTGCAAAATTTGAACGACCGTCTAGCATGTTACATAGAAAAGGTCCGTCACCTGGAGGCCGAAAACTCGCGGCTCACGCGAGAGGTGCAAACTAGTCAGGAGACGGTGACGCGGGAGGTTACCAACATTAAATCCATGTACGAACACGAACTCTCCGACGCTAGGAAACTGCTGGACGACACGTCGAGGGAAAGGGCAAAACTTGAGATCGACACGAAGCGTCTCTGGGACGATAAcgaggaattgaaaaataa acTCGAAAAGAAAACCAAGGATCTACAAATAGTCGAGAACAACTTGATGATCTACGAATCGCGTTGCGGGGATTTGCAAACAAAGTTTAACCAGTCTGCAGCTGAGCGAAAAAAGCTCGCGgaacgagaacgggaactcgAGAAGGAGGTTGAACGCCTCCAGGCGCTGCTCGATGACGCGCGAAAGCACCTCGAGGAAGAGACCCTTCAGCGAATCGACCTGGAGAACAACATACAGAGCTTGAAGGAGGACATAAGTTTCAAAGATCAAGTCTACCAGCAGGAATTGACCGAGACACGAACGCGACGTCAG TCTTCATTGCAGGTCGAGATTTCCGAGATTGACGGGCGCCTGGCCGAGCAGTACGAGGCTAAGCTGCAACAATCGTTGCAAGAATTGCGCGAACAGTATGAATCTCAGATGCGCGCCAATCGGGAGGAGATCGAATTGCTCTATGAGAACAAGATTAAGAACCTGACATCCCACGCCCAACGAAACAGCGGTGCGGCGAGCCTTGCTGTAGAGGAGCTTCGTCAGACCAGGTCCCGTATCGACGGACTAAATCAACGCATTAACGAGCTCGAGGCCACAAACAACGCGCTCAATTCTCGCATCAG AGATCTCGAGAACTTGCGCGAAAATGAGCGTGCTCGGCATGCTGAAGATTTGGCCAGTCTGGATGCTGAGCTGGCAAGAATGCGTGACGAGATGGCACAGCAGCTGCAGGAGTATCAAGATCTGATGGACATAAAGGTGGCGCTAGACCTGGAGATAGCCGCCTACCGAAAACTGCTAGAATCAGAAGAGGCAAG gtTGAACATTACACCGATGCAATCGCCCGCTTCGTTATCCAGCGGAAGAGGAACCCCATCGCGCAACACTCCACTTAGAGGTGGTAAAAGAAAGCGTACTTTGTTGGAGGAGAGCGAAGAGCGCAGCAGTAGTGACTATAGCGTATCTGGAACTGCCAGAGGCGATATCGAGATTACTGAAGCTGATCCACAGGGACGTTATATCAAACTTACCAACAAGGGCAACAAG GAGATAGTTTTGAGTGGGTGGCAGTTGATCCGCAAAGCTGGAGCACTAGagacgaatttcaaattccatcGTAGCGCAAAGGTCGATGCAGGAGCGACTGTGACTGTTTGGTCAGCAGATATCGGAGCATCTCACGAACCTCCGACCAACCTTGTTATGAAGGGACAAAAGTGGTTTACGGCAGATAACATGACTACAACCTTACTTAACAGCGAAGGAGAG GAATTGGCAACGTCCGAACGGAAGCGGCAACAGCTGTCCAGTACCTTGTCGCGACACAGGGAAAATATTGGGTTTCGAAACTCAGAGGATCTTCACCACCAACAG AGAAGATATCTCTACCCGTATTAA
- the LOC124183750 gene encoding lamin Dm0-like isoform X2 codes for MSTKASKKTVVTSSSVSSVQSPTPSTSTPVGRRPGSPLSPTRYSRLQEKQDLQNLNDRLACYIEKVRHLEAENSRLTREVQTSQETVTREVTNIKSMYEHELSDARKLLDDTSRERAKLEIDTKRLWDDNEELKNKLEKKTKDLQIVENNLMIYESRCGDLQTKFNQSAAERKKLAERERELEKEVERLQALLDDARKHLEEETLQRIDLENNIQSLKEDISFKDQVYQQELTETRTRRQVEISEIDGRLAEQYEAKLQQSLQELREQYESQMRANREEIELLYENKIKNLTSHAQRNSGAASLAVEELRQTRSRIDGLNQRINELEATNNALNSRIRDLENLRENERARHAEDLASLDAELARMRDEMAQQLQEYQDLMDIKVALDLEIAAYRKLLESEEARLNITPMQSPASLSSGRGTPSRNTPLRGGKRKRTLLEESEERSSSDYSVSGTARGDIEITEADPQGRYIKLTNKGNKEIVLSGWQLIRKAGALETNFKFHRSAKVDAGATVTVWSADIGASHEPPTNLVMKGQKWFTADNMTTTLLNSEGEELATSERKRQQLSSTLSRHRENIGFRNSEDLHHQQGDPQGEERCRIM; via the exons ATGTCGACGAAAGCCAGCAAGAAAACCGTTGTAACATCGTCGAGCGTCAGCTCGGTCCAGTCGCCGACGCCGAGTACATCGACGCCCGTTGGCCGCCGCCCGGGAAGCCCGTTGAGCCCGACGCGTTACTCGCGTCTTCAGGAGAAGCAGGATCTGCAAAATTTGAACGACCGTCTAGCATGTTACATAGAAAAGGTCCGTCACCTGGAGGCCGAAAACTCGCGGCTCACGCGAGAGGTGCAAACTAGTCAGGAGACGGTGACGCGGGAGGTTACCAACATTAAATCCATGTACGAACACGAACTCTCCGACGCTAGGAAACTGCTGGACGACACGTCGAGGGAAAGGGCAAAACTTGAGATCGACACGAAGCGTCTCTGGGACGATAAcgaggaattgaaaaataa acTCGAAAAGAAAACCAAGGATCTACAAATAGTCGAGAACAACTTGATGATCTACGAATCGCGTTGCGGGGATTTGCAAACAAAGTTTAACCAGTCTGCAGCTGAGCGAAAAAAGCTCGCGgaacgagaacgggaactcgAGAAGGAGGTTGAACGCCTCCAGGCGCTGCTCGATGACGCGCGAAAGCACCTCGAGGAAGAGACCCTTCAGCGAATCGACCTGGAGAACAACATACAGAGCTTGAAGGAGGACATAAGTTTCAAAGATCAAGTCTACCAGCAGGAATTGACCGAGACACGAACGCGACGTCAG GTCGAGATTTCCGAGATTGACGGGCGCCTGGCCGAGCAGTACGAGGCTAAGCTGCAACAATCGTTGCAAGAATTGCGCGAACAGTATGAATCTCAGATGCGCGCCAATCGGGAGGAGATCGAATTGCTCTATGAGAACAAGATTAAGAACCTGACATCCCACGCCCAACGAAACAGCGGTGCGGCGAGCCTTGCTGTAGAGGAGCTTCGTCAGACCAGGTCCCGTATCGACGGACTAAATCAACGCATTAACGAGCTCGAGGCCACAAACAACGCGCTCAATTCTCGCATCAG AGATCTCGAGAACTTGCGCGAAAATGAGCGTGCTCGGCATGCTGAAGATTTGGCCAGTCTGGATGCTGAGCTGGCAAGAATGCGTGACGAGATGGCACAGCAGCTGCAGGAGTATCAAGATCTGATGGACATAAAGGTGGCGCTAGACCTGGAGATAGCCGCCTACCGAAAACTGCTAGAATCAGAAGAGGCAAG gtTGAACATTACACCGATGCAATCGCCCGCTTCGTTATCCAGCGGAAGAGGAACCCCATCGCGCAACACTCCACTTAGAGGTGGTAAAAGAAAGCGTACTTTGTTGGAGGAGAGCGAAGAGCGCAGCAGTAGTGACTATAGCGTATCTGGAACTGCCAGAGGCGATATCGAGATTACTGAAGCTGATCCACAGGGACGTTATATCAAACTTACCAACAAGGGCAACAAG GAGATAGTTTTGAGTGGGTGGCAGTTGATCCGCAAAGCTGGAGCACTAGagacgaatttcaaattccatcGTAGCGCAAAGGTCGATGCAGGAGCGACTGTGACTGTTTGGTCAGCAGATATCGGAGCATCTCACGAACCTCCGACCAACCTTGTTATGAAGGGACAAAAGTGGTTTACGGCAGATAACATGACTACAACCTTACTTAACAGCGAAGGAGAG GAATTGGCAACGTCCGAACGGAAGCGGCAACAGCTGTCCAGTACCTTGTCGCGACACAGGGAAAATATTGGGTTTCGAAACTCAGAGGATCTTCACCACCAACAG GGTGACCCTCAGGGTGAAGAACGCTGCCgcataatgtga